The Oncorhynchus keta strain PuntledgeMale-10-30-2019 unplaced genomic scaffold, Oket_V2 Un_contig_19294_pilon_pilon, whole genome shotgun sequence genome contains a region encoding:
- the LOC127920386 gene encoding insulin-like growth factor 1 receptor, which translates to MPLDVRTYSNSSTNLVVRWSPPASPNGNHTYYLVRWQQQAEDRELYQHNYCSKELKIPVRIAATGLTDMEEDLKPTKPDVGGGDKGPCCPCPKSVGDLEAEAADASYRKVFENFLHNSIFTPR; encoded by the exons atgcccctggatgtgagaacatACTCTAACTCCTCTACCAACCTGGTGGTCCGCtggtctccccctgcctcccccaacGGGAACCACACCTATTACCTGGTCCGCTGGCAGCAACAGGCTGAAGACAGAGAGCTATACCAACACAACTACTGCTCGAAAG AACTGAAGATCCCGGTCCGTATAGCTGCTACCGGGTTGACTGACATGGAGGAGGACCTGAAGCCTACTAAACCAGACGTTGGTGGGGGGGACAAGGGGCCGTGCTGTCCCTGTCCTAAATCTGTCGGAGACCTGGAGGCAGAGGCAGCTGACGCTTCATACAGAAAAGTCTTTGAGAACTTTTTACACAACTCTATCTTTACCCCCAGGTAA